In one window of Fictibacillus phosphorivorans DNA:
- a CDS encoding ABC transporter ATP-binding protein, with amino-acid sequence MAVLTTSNLTLAYGKEPIIDELDLQIPKGKITVLIGSNGCGKSTLLRSMARLLTPKAGHVLLNGKDVAKRSTKQVAKELAILPQGPIAPEGLTVLQLVKQGRFPYQSWLQQWSQEDEKAVMNALRATNLIPFMEKPVDSLSGGQRQRAWIAMTLAQGTETILLDEPTTYLDMTHQIEILDLLFELNEKEKRTIVMVLHDLNLACRYAHHIVAIQDKTVYAQGAPEEIMNEQLVEDVFQMSSTVIPDPVFGTPMCIPYGKGRVVRHVNTPQYA; translated from the coding sequence ATGGCTGTACTAACAACCTCTAACCTAACTTTAGCTTATGGAAAAGAACCGATTATCGACGAGTTGGACCTGCAGATCCCAAAAGGTAAAATCACCGTCTTGATCGGAAGCAATGGTTGTGGAAAATCCACTCTGTTACGCTCTATGGCAAGACTATTAACTCCAAAAGCTGGGCATGTTTTGCTAAATGGTAAAGATGTAGCGAAACGGTCTACAAAGCAAGTAGCAAAAGAACTGGCGATCCTGCCGCAAGGACCAATTGCTCCTGAAGGGTTAACTGTTCTACAACTTGTTAAGCAAGGTCGCTTTCCTTATCAATCATGGCTGCAACAGTGGTCACAAGAAGACGAAAAAGCCGTAATGAACGCGCTTCGTGCGACAAATCTGATTCCTTTTATGGAAAAACCGGTAGATTCACTGTCAGGCGGTCAGCGTCAAAGAGCATGGATCGCTATGACACTCGCTCAAGGAACAGAGACGATACTATTGGATGAACCTACTACTTACTTAGACATGACACATCAAATAGAGATTCTCGACCTGCTGTTTGAGTTAAATGAAAAAGAAAAGCGAACAATCGTGATGGTGCTTCATGATTTAAATCTTGCTTGCCGTTATGCTCATCACATTGTAGCGATTCAGGATAAAACCGTTTACGCACAGGGTGCACCTGAAGAAATTATGAACGAACAATTAGTGGAAGATGTATTCCAGATGTCGAGTACGGTGATTCCTGATCCAGTTTTCGGCACACCGATGTGTATTCCATATGGAAAGGGGCGAGTCGTTCGACATGTCAATACTCCTCAGTACGCCTAA
- a CDS encoding FecCD family ABC transporter permease, protein MLYGNKIKAAGLIVGLMVALIIMVLSVVLGYTNTSLKQAIEAYTAFNGSNEHLIIQLSRVPRSLVGMAVGISLGIAGVLMQALTRNPIASPDIFGVNAGAGFFIVFGVTFLGISSIQQFMWIGFLGAAVAAGLAYALGSAGQGGLTPVKLTLAGAVMAALFASLTQGMLVTNEKALDEVLFWLAGSVEGRKLSMLATVLPALVIAWFISLLLSRQLNAFALGEDVAISLGQKTVVFKLAAALMVIILAGGSVAIAGPISFIGIVVPHFARYLVGNDHRWIVPYSAIIGGIMLVMADIGARYIIMPEEAPVGVVTALIGTPFFIYIVRKGIFQK, encoded by the coding sequence ATATTATACGGAAATAAAATTAAAGCAGCTGGACTTATCGTAGGGCTAATGGTTGCACTTATTATTATGGTGCTGAGTGTTGTGCTAGGATATACAAACACTTCACTAAAACAAGCCATTGAAGCCTATACGGCTTTTAACGGCTCAAACGAACATTTGATCATTCAACTTTCTCGAGTACCTCGTTCACTCGTAGGTATGGCAGTCGGAATTTCCTTAGGGATCGCCGGGGTCCTCATGCAAGCGCTAACTCGAAATCCAATTGCATCTCCAGATATCTTCGGTGTGAATGCCGGAGCTGGATTCTTTATTGTTTTTGGTGTCACTTTTCTTGGCATCTCATCTATACAGCAATTTATGTGGATCGGTTTTTTAGGAGCTGCAGTTGCTGCAGGATTGGCTTATGCATTAGGCTCTGCCGGACAAGGTGGACTTACACCTGTTAAGTTAACACTCGCAGGAGCAGTTATGGCCGCTCTATTTGCTTCACTCACACAAGGGATGCTCGTCACCAATGAAAAAGCACTAGATGAGGTTTTATTCTGGCTCGCCGGTTCTGTTGAAGGAAGAAAACTTTCTATGCTTGCCACTGTCTTACCAGCACTCGTGATCGCTTGGTTCATATCACTCTTACTATCAAGGCAGTTAAACGCCTTTGCGCTTGGTGAAGATGTTGCCATCAGTTTAGGTCAAAAAACAGTAGTATTTAAACTAGCGGCAGCTCTCATGGTTATCATACTAGCTGGAGGATCAGTCGCGATAGCTGGCCCCATTAGTTTCATAGGGATCGTTGTTCCTCACTTTGCTAGATATCTAGTGGGAAATGATCACCGCTGGATCGTCCCATACTCTGCCATCATCGGTGGGATTATGCTCGTCATGGCAGATATAGGTGCACGGTATATCATCATGCCTGAAGAAGCACCTGTTGGAGTTGTAACAGCTCTGATTGGTACGCCTTTCTTCATATATATTGTTCGAAAAGGAATATTTCAAAAATGA
- a CDS encoding DUF1992 domain-containing protein: MNKKPSLEKELQQREILMKDEQTNAWFYEDHITAIVNRARKEGAFDDLEGLGKPLKLDEDLTYNPEKRLHKVMKDNNILPSWVKLGQEIDVLKEELKTYTVEFNIKKTVETINQKVFQYNLTCPPSAQRMKINLEDVINK; this comes from the coding sequence ATGAACAAAAAACCATCGCTTGAAAAGGAACTACAGCAACGTGAAATCTTAATGAAAGACGAGCAAACCAATGCTTGGTTTTACGAAGATCACATTACAGCCATCGTTAACCGTGCCCGTAAAGAAGGTGCATTTGATGATTTAGAAGGCTTAGGCAAGCCACTTAAGCTCGATGAAGATCTAACTTATAATCCCGAGAAGCGTCTTCATAAAGTAATGAAAGATAATAACATTCTCCCAAGTTGGGTGAAACTTGGTCAAGAGATAGACGTACTAAAAGAGGAACTAAAAACGTATACCGTAGAATTCAACATTAAAAAGACCGTAGAGACCATTAACCAAAAAGTCTTTCAGTATAACTTAACTTGTCCACCTAGTGCACAACGGATGAAGATAAACCTGGAGGACGTTATAAATAAATAA
- a CDS encoding FecCD family ABC transporter permease, producing MRKYWVLQRKSFSFLIDKKTTVSIIALTLAAVVAMLISIGVGDMYIAPWDVLQALMGTGLDINQLIITEFRLPRVLVAFIAGASLALSGAILQGIIRNPLSSPDMIGITGGAGFAAVAFLTMFSDDSNNLLLSINYLPLFAFGGATLVAFLIYALAWKDGVTPIRLILIGIGLMALLQALTTLMMLIGPIYRASQATIWLTGTVYGTSWKEVKALLPWFIGMLPILVLLVRRLNIQGFGDDLTKGAGISVHRERFLLLMVCTALAGSAVAFAGAMGFVGLIGPHIARRISGSSFGGLLPASALIGGIMVVLADLAGRTLFSPLEVPAGVFTAAIGAPYFIYLLFKNQ from the coding sequence ATGAGAAAGTACTGGGTCTTACAGCGTAAATCATTTTCTTTTTTAATTGATAAAAAAACCACCGTTAGCATCATTGCCCTAACATTAGCAGCAGTAGTTGCCATGCTAATCAGTATCGGTGTCGGTGATATGTATATCGCACCGTGGGATGTATTACAAGCATTAATGGGAACAGGGCTTGATATTAATCAGCTCATCATTACCGAATTTAGACTTCCAAGAGTATTGGTCGCTTTTATTGCAGGAGCCTCGCTCGCCCTTTCTGGTGCCATCTTGCAAGGTATTATCCGCAACCCACTATCCTCTCCAGATATGATTGGAATAACGGGTGGTGCCGGTTTTGCAGCTGTCGCTTTTCTAACGATGTTCAGTGACGATTCTAACAACTTATTATTAAGCATCAATTATTTACCATTGTTCGCTTTTGGTGGTGCGACTCTTGTTGCATTCCTGATTTATGCACTAGCTTGGAAAGACGGCGTAACACCAATACGTCTCATTTTGATCGGAATCGGACTCATGGCTTTATTACAGGCTCTAACAACGCTCATGATGCTCATCGGCCCGATCTATAGAGCAAGTCAAGCCACCATATGGCTTACCGGAACGGTGTACGGTACATCCTGGAAGGAAGTAAAAGCATTGCTGCCTTGGTTTATAGGAATGTTACCTATCTTAGTCCTTCTCGTACGCCGATTGAACATACAAGGATTTGGGGATGATCTTACAAAAGGAGCTGGAATCTCCGTTCACCGTGAACGATTCTTACTCTTAATGGTCTGCACCGCTTTAGCAGGTTCAGCAGTCGCGTTTGCAGGAGCGATGGGATTTGTTGGACTTATCGGACCACATATCGCTAGAAGAATTTCAGGCTCGTCGTTCGGCGGCTTGCTCCCAGCTTCGGCATTGATCGGTGGTATTATGGTCGTTTTGGCAGACCTTGCCGGACGTACCTTGTTCTCACCTTTAGAAGTGCCTGCCGGTGTTTTCACAGCGGCGATCGGTGCTCCCTACTTTATCTATCTATTATTTAAAAACCAATAA
- a CDS encoding cupredoxin domain-containing protein, whose protein sequence is MLKKSLWLAAIAVLAIGILAACGGSKDKEKSTKNAEETITIEASNFKFDKKEYEIPANKDVALKLENVDGNHAVMIEGEDVNVTGGSSDVVNLKPGEYTLRCSVPCGNGHADMVSKLVVK, encoded by the coding sequence ATGCTAAAAAAATCTTTATGGCTTGCAGCGATCGCAGTTCTTGCTATTGGAATATTGGCAGCTTGCGGTGGAAGTAAAGACAAAGAAAAAAGCACAAAGAATGCGGAAGAAACAATCACAATTGAAGCTAGTAATTTTAAATTTGATAAAAAAGAGTATGAAATTCCAGCAAATAAAGACGTAGCTCTTAAACTTGAAAATGTTGATGGAAATCACGCGGTCATGATTGAGGGAGAAGACGTGAACGTAACAGGTGGTTCTTCTGATGTTGTAAATTTAAAGCCTGGTGAATATACTCTTCGATGCAGTGTTCCTTGTGGAAACGGTCATGCGGATATGGTATCAAAACTTGTCGTAAAATAA
- a CDS encoding IucA/IucC family C-terminal-domain containing protein, translating to MSILLSTPKSNGWTAEEKNHISSNYRFSFQAPYENEVVVSAEQLLNAEHLLQFLDQTGPRIGSNKRPVTASLFFKRYAYCSLTSCLYGMTILDKSFDMNIKNVYLIDHNSDSMWLPSFTLKDASARIADENRADWRSSVIESLFKENMSVMLNHIASTARISKATLWENAWIYIRWVYETWLTEDHPAEVKQRIQEDYAFFMEAPAFHFGLTKNPFHRFTVPIGCGPTKTRKTCCLYYKTDNGTCCSTCPKR from the coding sequence ATGTCAATACTCCTCAGTACGCCTAAGTCAAACGGTTGGACAGCAGAAGAAAAAAATCATATCAGTTCGAACTATCGCTTCTCTTTTCAAGCACCATATGAGAATGAAGTTGTCGTTTCTGCCGAACAGCTGTTGAATGCTGAACATCTGCTTCAGTTTCTAGATCAAACAGGACCGCGTATTGGTTCTAACAAACGCCCTGTGACAGCGTCTTTATTCTTTAAACGCTATGCATATTGCAGTTTAACTTCCTGTTTATATGGAATGACCATTCTTGATAAGTCATTCGATATGAATATAAAAAATGTCTATCTTATCGATCACAACTCAGACAGCATGTGGCTTCCATCATTCACACTGAAAGATGCATCTGCTCGCATCGCTGACGAAAATAGAGCAGATTGGCGCTCTTCTGTCATTGAATCACTTTTTAAAGAAAATATGTCTGTCATGTTGAATCATATTGCAAGCACGGCACGCATCTCAAAAGCAACTCTTTGGGAGAATGCCTGGATCTACATACGCTGGGTATATGAAACGTGGTTAACGGAAGATCATCCAGCAGAAGTTAAACAAAGAATTCAAGAAGATTATGCGTTCTTTATGGAAGCACCAGCTTTTCATTTTGGGTTAACAAAAAACCCGTTCCATCGGTTTACAGTCCCCATCGGCTGCGGGCCGACTAAGACCCGTAAGACTTGCTGTCTATATTACAAAACAGATAACGGGACTTGTTGTTCTACATGTCCAAAGCGATAA
- a CDS encoding cupin domain-containing protein — translation MAKKSVLNAEHYQWGDACDGWHLLKQENLSIIQERMPPQTAEVRHYHVFSHQFFFVLKGELLIEKDGEEITLSAHQGIDIPAGTTHQVRNESSMPVEFLLTSQPPAEGDRVVVKKVKSISTVTL, via the coding sequence ATGGCAAAGAAAAGTGTTTTAAATGCAGAACATTACCAATGGGGAGATGCATGTGATGGCTGGCACCTTCTAAAGCAAGAGAACCTAAGTATCATACAAGAAAGAATGCCCCCTCAAACAGCTGAAGTGAGACATTATCACGTGTTTTCCCATCAATTTTTCTTTGTGTTAAAAGGAGAATTATTGATCGAAAAAGATGGTGAAGAAATTACACTTAGCGCGCATCAAGGAATCGATATACCAGCAGGAACAACCCATCAAGTTCGAAACGAATCGAGTATGCCTGTTGAGTTTCTATTAACTTCTCAACCACCTGCAGAGGGAGATAGAGTTGTTGTGAAAAAAGTAAAAAGTATTAGTACAGTGACCCTTTAA
- a CDS encoding ABC transporter substrate-binding protein: protein MKKITYKWLAFAAVLTLMLALAACGGKDKEKEEKSEGASASYKVEHAMGTTEVKENKRVVVLTNEGTEAVLALGVKPVGAVKSWLGDPWYDHIKDDMKGVEVVGDESTVNVEKIAALKPDLIIGNKQRQEKQYDELNKIAPTVFAEELRGDWKINFELYAKALDKEEKGKEVLAAFDKRIEDIKKEAADQLKTEVSVVRFLPGTSRIYHKDSFSGVILDQIGFARPGDQNNDDFMEEVTQERIPDMNGDILFYFTYEEGDGKATDTEKEWTGNPLWKNLEVVKADKAYKVSDAIWNTAGGVIAANLMLDDLEKYFLEK from the coding sequence ATGAAAAAAATTACATACAAATGGCTTGCATTCGCAGCAGTGTTAACGTTAATGCTTGCATTAGCAGCATGCGGCGGGAAAGATAAAGAAAAAGAAGAAAAATCAGAAGGAGCTTCTGCTTCCTATAAAGTAGAACATGCGATGGGTACAACAGAAGTTAAGGAAAACAAGCGAGTAGTTGTATTAACTAATGAAGGTACTGAAGCCGTACTTGCACTTGGCGTTAAACCGGTTGGTGCCGTTAAATCTTGGCTAGGTGATCCTTGGTATGATCACATTAAGGATGACATGAAAGGTGTAGAAGTCGTAGGTGACGAGAGTACTGTAAACGTAGAGAAAATTGCAGCTTTAAAGCCTGACTTAATCATCGGAAACAAACAACGTCAAGAGAAACAGTATGACGAACTAAACAAAATCGCACCAACTGTATTTGCAGAAGAACTTCGTGGTGATTGGAAGATCAACTTTGAACTATATGCAAAAGCATTAGATAAAGAAGAAAAAGGGAAAGAAGTTTTAGCTGCATTTGATAAGCGTATAGAAGATATAAAGAAAGAGGCAGCAGATCAATTAAAAACTGAAGTTTCAGTTGTTCGTTTCTTACCTGGAACATCTCGTATCTATCATAAAGATTCTTTCTCTGGTGTGATTCTCGATCAAATTGGATTTGCTCGCCCTGGTGATCAAAACAACGATGATTTTATGGAAGAAGTTACACAAGAGCGCATTCCAGATATGAACGGTGATATTCTATTCTACTTCACTTATGAAGAAGGTGACGGAAAAGCGACAGACACAGAAAAAGAGTGGACTGGTAATCCGCTTTGGAAGAACCTTGAAGTTGTAAAAGCAGATAAAGCTTACAAAGTAAGTGATGCAATCTGGAATACAGCTGGTGGAGTAATAGCTGCTAACCTGATGCTAGATGATCTTGAAAAGTATTTCTTAGAAAAGTAA
- a CDS encoding magnesium transporter CorA family protein has protein sequence MLMYKEITNQTERIEHFEMPKEKETIWMFYQSPEEMKQDDILEQLNLHPLAKAAFLHFSEHPQLNVYANHAVVSTFYLGTKNYEPIRLNLLIGHNYLIVMSEHEISFREQLVQDFTNNPEHMKHVSYMLYYLMKDIVSSYLEVVDQLSDEFLELEKSVFIDPQKREIGRDVYRWKTRLHKLRQYVEAEESIIQKMGHEDFEYANEESGFYFKDLLSSFSRVTSAFDSFKENLKGILDLQMSLKSDHMNRIMKTLTLVSAVFIPLTFIAGLYGMNFEYIPELKWRYGYFYVLTLCFILPLVIMSYFKKKKWW, from the coding sequence ATGTTAATGTATAAAGAGATTACGAATCAAACCGAACGAATCGAACATTTTGAAATGCCAAAAGAGAAAGAAACCATTTGGATGTTTTATCAATCTCCTGAAGAAATGAAGCAAGACGATATTCTAGAACAACTAAATCTTCATCCGCTAGCTAAAGCGGCTTTCTTGCATTTTTCTGAACATCCACAACTCAATGTGTACGCAAATCATGCTGTTGTTTCAACGTTTTATTTAGGAACAAAAAATTATGAACCGATTAGACTTAACCTTTTAATCGGTCATAATTATTTGATCGTTATGAGTGAACATGAAATTTCCTTTCGGGAACAACTTGTTCAGGATTTCACGAACAACCCCGAACACATGAAACATGTTAGCTATATGTTGTACTATCTGATGAAAGATATTGTGAGTTCCTATCTTGAAGTTGTGGATCAACTTTCAGATGAGTTTTTAGAGCTTGAAAAAAGTGTGTTTATTGATCCGCAAAAACGTGAGATCGGACGTGACGTGTATCGTTGGAAGACTCGTTTACATAAGCTCAGACAATATGTTGAAGCGGAAGAGAGCATCATACAGAAAATGGGTCATGAGGACTTCGAATACGCCAATGAAGAGTCAGGGTTTTATTTTAAAGATTTGTTATCCTCTTTTTCTAGGGTTACCTCTGCTTTTGACAGTTTTAAAGAAAATTTAAAAGGGATTCTAGATCTTCAAATGTCTTTAAAATCTGATCACATGAATAGAATCATGAAAACGTTGACGCTCGTTAGTGCTGTTTTCATCCCACTTACATTTATCGCAGGTCTTTATGGCATGAATTTTGAATACATACCTGAACTAAAATGGCGATATGGCTATTTTTATGTTTTAACGCTTTGTTTCATTTTGCCTCTCGTGATCATGAGTTATTTTAAGAAGAAAAAATGGTGGTGA